A window from Dehalobacter sp. DCA encodes these proteins:
- the mutM gene encoding DNA-formamidopyrimidine glycosylase, giving the protein MPELPEVESIRLSLAARILGKTIEDVEVRWLPAAVSLADEDFSALVRNRTIESLDRRGKYLLMNLSHGLTMIIHFRMTGRLIYYPEQHEPDKHTHVVFRLDQGELHYSDIRKFGRIQLVSFKMAFKAACLAKLGPEPLDESFAFDQLGMRLARKKSTIKAALLDQTVVAGIGNIYADEALFRAGILPDRNTASLKVSEIILLYDAICEVLQEGITAGGTSFRDYRDADGKKGAFQENLMVYGRSGQECKYCGGQLAKIKVAGRTTVYCPNCQK; this is encoded by the coding sequence ATGCCTGAACTTCCCGAAGTAGAAAGTATCCGGCTGTCCCTGGCTGCAAGGATCTTGGGAAAGACAATTGAAGATGTCGAAGTCCGATGGCTTCCGGCAGCAGTTTCTCTGGCGGATGAGGATTTCAGCGCTTTGGTCAGGAACCGGACGATTGAAAGCCTTGACAGACGTGGCAAGTATCTGCTCATGAACCTGAGTCACGGCCTTACGATGATCATTCATTTCAGGATGACCGGGCGTTTGATCTATTATCCTGAGCAGCACGAGCCGGATAAACATACGCATGTTGTGTTTAGGCTCGATCAGGGAGAACTTCATTACTCCGATATCCGGAAATTTGGCAGAATACAGCTGGTGTCTTTTAAAATGGCATTTAAGGCTGCCTGCTTGGCTAAACTTGGGCCGGAACCGCTGGACGAGTCATTTGCATTTGATCAGCTCGGGATGCGACTGGCCAGGAAAAAGAGTACGATCAAGGCTGCGCTGCTGGATCAGACCGTCGTAGCCGGTATCGGAAATATTTATGCGGACGAGGCCCTGTTCCGCGCAGGTATTTTGCCGGATAGGAATACGGCTTCGTTAAAGGTGTCGGAGATTATTCTGCTTTACGATGCGATCTGTGAGGTTCTGCAGGAAGGAATCACGGCTGGCGGAACATCATTTCGTGATTATCGTGATGCAGACGGCAAGAAGGGTGCATTTCAGGAAAATCTGATGGTTTACGGACGCAGCGGTCAGGAGTGTAAATATTGTGGAGGCCAATTGGCCAAAATCAAAGTAGCCGGAAGGACAACGGTGTACTGTCCGAACTGCCAGAAATAG
- a CDS encoding lytic transglycosylase domain-containing protein, whose translation MFIAKKKIVKTITIIFLLFMILAVYQSNFVGRMMYPFPYKQTVEKYAAQYDTDPLLVIAVIREESRFITKSKSSKGAVGLMQLMPGTAKEVAVWLKEDYAKTDLLDPETNIRYGTWYLASLSKEFSGNTVLTLAAYNAGIGRVQSWLDDWPKDPNAYRIEEIPITETREYVEKVYRSYEKYLALYATQHSGGRE comes from the coding sequence TTGTTTATCGCAAAGAAGAAAATTGTTAAGACCATAACAATTATTTTTTTATTATTTATGATCCTGGCTGTATACCAGTCAAACTTTGTCGGCAGAATGATGTATCCTTTTCCATACAAACAGACCGTTGAAAAATATGCTGCACAGTATGATACGGATCCTTTGCTGGTGATTGCCGTAATCAGGGAAGAGAGCAGGTTCATCACCAAATCGAAATCATCCAAAGGGGCGGTCGGATTGATGCAACTGATGCCAGGGACAGCTAAAGAGGTAGCTGTCTGGCTGAAAGAGGATTACGCGAAGACTGATTTACTTGATCCAGAAACCAATATTCGTTACGGAACCTGGTATCTTGCTTCTTTGAGCAAGGAGTTTTCCGGCAATACGGTTCTTACCCTGGCAGCTTATAACGCCGGGATTGGCAGGGTGCAAAGCTGGCTGGATGATTGGCCGAAGGACCCGAATGCGTACCGTATTGAGGAAATTCCAATTACAGAGACCAGGGAATATGTCGAGAAGGTTTACAGAAGTTATGAAAAATATTTGGCCCTTTATGCTACTCAACATTCCGGAGGGCGTGAATAA
- a CDS encoding ABC-F family ATP-binding cassette domain-containing protein, with product MSILYCNGLEIEVAGSTLLDHITLRLEKGQKAGLVGANGAGKTTLIRAVMGEIAHENGDINWQGTVGYLPQTTASTAEHGTVFEQMLAERRDILDMRDSLRSLENKMAEQADEKTLERYSLLTEQYERAGGYALEARIRKILTGLGMDRHQTTEANHLSGGQKTRLALGKLLLRDPDVLILDEPTNHLDIEALEWLENYLGDYAGAVLVVSHDRYFLDRVVDSTFLIEDGFLKAYNGNYSEFELQRNIERISLTREAERINKKIADLEEYIRRHGAGIKAKQARGRESMLKKITPVNAPKDSKKLSISLQAKTRSGDRVLEIDDLAVKYGQKTIFEHVGLELRRGDKIALLGRNGVGKTTLLRAVTGQIPYDGTIRTGANVSVSYYSQEHENIGLREIVMDEIRYSSTLDDPEIRNVLARFGFRGEDVFKPVAGLSGGEKSRLALCKLFLNQGNLLLLDEPTNHLDMETREVLEEVLQDYNGTILTVSHDRYFLNRIVNKIALLTVNGLKVFEGDYTAYREMSEKSENEEMESVQATEDQTCKNEEAQKARDYREESKNTKRIEKKIKQIEEKIADTELLLQEIEDKLDAAASDYELTLSLHQSYEKVQAELDYLMEEWLVYQD from the coding sequence ATGAGCATACTTTATTGCAATGGACTTGAAATTGAAGTAGCAGGGAGCACCCTGCTGGATCATATAACGCTGCGTTTGGAAAAGGGTCAAAAAGCCGGCCTGGTCGGAGCCAATGGGGCAGGTAAAACAACACTGATCAGGGCTGTCATGGGAGAAATTGCTCATGAAAACGGAGATATCAACTGGCAGGGTACTGTCGGCTATCTGCCGCAGACGACTGCATCCACAGCAGAACACGGTACAGTATTTGAACAAATGCTGGCGGAACGCCGGGATATTCTTGATATGCGGGACAGCCTCAGATCCTTGGAAAACAAAATGGCGGAGCAGGCCGATGAGAAAACGCTCGAAAGGTACAGTCTGCTTACGGAACAGTATGAAAGGGCGGGTGGTTATGCGCTCGAAGCCAGGATCCGCAAGATCCTGACCGGACTCGGGATGGACCGGCATCAGACGACTGAAGCTAATCATTTAAGCGGTGGTCAGAAAACCCGTCTGGCGCTTGGTAAGCTTCTGCTGCGTGATCCGGACGTTCTGATTCTTGACGAGCCTACGAACCATCTCGATATTGAGGCACTGGAATGGCTCGAAAATTACCTGGGAGATTATGCTGGAGCTGTGCTTGTCGTTTCCCATGACAGGTACTTCCTGGACAGAGTCGTGGACAGCACCTTCCTGATTGAGGATGGGTTCCTGAAAGCTTACAACGGCAACTATTCGGAATTTGAACTGCAGCGGAATATTGAAAGAATATCGCTGACCAGAGAAGCGGAACGGATCAATAAAAAAATTGCGGACCTGGAGGAGTATATCCGGCGTCATGGTGCCGGAATCAAGGCCAAACAGGCCCGGGGCAGGGAATCCATGCTGAAAAAAATTACGCCGGTGAATGCGCCGAAAGATTCGAAAAAACTCAGCATAAGCCTCCAGGCCAAGACCCGCTCAGGTGACCGGGTTCTCGAGATAGACGATCTGGCCGTTAAGTACGGGCAGAAGACCATATTTGAACATGTAGGTTTGGAATTGCGCCGTGGTGATAAGATTGCCCTGCTCGGCAGAAACGGGGTCGGAAAGACGACGCTGTTAAGAGCTGTTACAGGACAAATTCCGTATGACGGTACGATCCGGACCGGGGCGAATGTCTCCGTCAGCTACTATTCCCAGGAGCATGAGAATATTGGATTAAGAGAAATTGTCATGGACGAAATCCGTTATTCATCAACGCTTGATGACCCGGAAATACGCAATGTTTTGGCCCGGTTTGGCTTCCGGGGAGAGGACGTTTTCAAACCTGTTGCTGGTTTAAGCGGGGGAGAGAAAAGCAGGCTGGCGCTTTGCAAGCTTTTTCTGAATCAGGGAAACCTGCTTTTGCTTGATGAGCCGACCAACCATCTCGATATGGAGACGAGAGAAGTCCTGGAGGAAGTGTTGCAGGATTACAACGGGACAATTTTGACCGTATCCCATGACCGGTACTTTCTGAACCGAATCGTGAATAAGATTGCATTGCTTACAGTGAATGGTCTGAAGGTATTTGAGGGAGACTACACAGCCTATCGTGAGATGAGCGAGAAGAGTGAAAATGAAGAAATGGAATCTGTTCAAGCCACTGAAGATCAGACCTGTAAAAATGAAGAGGCTCAAAAAGCCAGAGATTACAGGGAAGAGTCCAAGAATACCAAACGGATAGAAAAAAAGATCAAGCAAATCGAGGAAAAAATTGCGGATACAGAATTATTGCTTCAAGAAATTGAGGATAAGCTCGATGCCGCAGCCAGTGATTATGAACTGACATTGTCACTGCACCAGTCGTATGAGAAAGTGCAGGCAGAGCTCGATTATCTGATGGAGGAGTGGCTGGTTTACCAGGATTAA
- the polA gene encoding DNA polymerase I, translating into MPRMLILDGNSLIYRAFYALPPLNSDEGLPTNAVHGFLTMLFRLQKEQKPDYWVVAFDKTKATVRIEQFAGYKAHRKETPETLRPQFNYLKEILRVMAVPMLELEGYEADDIIATVNDLAIAQQIEVLIFTGDRDALQLISPHSSVLLTMKGISEVECYNEQRLEERYLLKPAQIIDLKGLMGDASDNIPGIPGVGEKTALKLLHEYGSVENVLQNKDEVKGNKLKELLNQYADQALLSKKLAAMIHDVPVTFSLDDLRWMEPDKVACKKILHGYSLYKVASLFEQSLTAVTGPEQMIEKGKKQKASGNRNQEIKTHGIASSKPDLIDDLYGDLFKDLDGEPNIDQYKGGMKDHKAEIIDTVQQEKNMDGEGWLELLNTWLEQKPVLALSYRFEGRNIHQGLWTEMGICDEHHTYSLNRYAAAPSVLRLWEEILADDGVRKVVADSKGLYSLLLNENKTFAGVDLDLSLAAYLLNPNRSNFSASELLRDYATDLFSFTPAREAALLRKLAASYMEKLAEDDLEKLLHEVEEPLSLILARMEKTGIALDKVKLQEYGQELEVKISRLESEIYNLAGENFNINSPQQLGRILFENLGLPPLKKTKTGYSTDAETLEELRTEHAVVEKLLEYRQLVKLNSTYVKGLLAQCCDGKIHTTFQQTVTATGRLSSTEPNLQNIPIRLEEGRKLRKVFQATQEDWLLLSADYSQIELRILAHYSKDPILCESFLIGEDVHRRTAAEVFDVVLNEVNSDMRRKAKAVNFGLMYGLTDFGLARDLTISRKEAKYYISQYFERYSGVHRYLEEAVAEAKEKGEVRTMLNRLRKIPELSHPNRMTRQFGERIAKNTPIQGTAADIMKIAMIKVAEALGGLQAEILLQVHDELVVQVEPSALPKVAAIVKKEMEQAFPISVPLLVDCKVGSNWYDMVPYQVGALLF; encoded by the coding sequence ATGCCCCGAATGCTGATCTTAGACGGTAACAGTCTTATATATAGAGCTTTCTATGCGCTTCCACCGCTTAATTCCGACGAAGGGCTTCCCACGAATGCCGTGCACGGCTTTCTGACGATGCTGTTCAGGCTCCAGAAAGAGCAGAAGCCTGACTATTGGGTCGTAGCTTTTGACAAGACGAAAGCAACGGTCCGCATCGAGCAGTTTGCAGGCTACAAAGCGCACCGGAAAGAGACACCGGAGACTTTGCGGCCGCAGTTTAATTATCTGAAAGAGATTCTGCGGGTGATGGCCGTTCCGATGCTGGAACTGGAAGGTTACGAAGCGGATGATATCATAGCGACAGTAAACGATCTGGCGATTGCCCAGCAAATAGAAGTTTTAATCTTCACCGGAGACAGGGACGCTCTTCAGCTGATTTCACCGCATAGCTCTGTGCTGCTGACAATGAAAGGGATTTCGGAAGTTGAGTGTTATAACGAACAACGGCTGGAAGAAAGATATCTGCTGAAGCCTGCCCAGATTATCGATCTGAAAGGCCTGATGGGGGACGCTTCGGACAATATCCCCGGGATTCCCGGTGTGGGGGAAAAGACCGCACTGAAACTGCTTCACGAATACGGGTCCGTCGAAAATGTGCTGCAGAACAAGGATGAGGTCAAAGGCAATAAATTAAAGGAACTGCTGAATCAATACGCTGATCAGGCACTCTTAAGCAAAAAGCTCGCAGCAATGATTCACGATGTGCCGGTTACGTTTTCTCTTGACGACTTAAGATGGATGGAGCCGGACAAAGTTGCCTGCAAAAAGATCCTCCATGGCTACAGCTTATATAAAGTCGCATCGCTGTTTGAACAGAGCCTCACTGCGGTAACGGGTCCTGAGCAAATGATCGAAAAAGGCAAGAAGCAAAAAGCATCAGGTAACAGAAATCAGGAAATTAAGACTCACGGGATAGCTTCTTCTAAGCCAGATTTAATTGATGACCTATATGGAGATTTATTTAAAGATTTAGATGGAGAGCCGAATATAGATCAGTATAAAGGCGGCATGAAAGATCACAAGGCAGAGATCATTGATACGGTCCAGCAAGAAAAGAACATGGACGGAGAAGGCTGGCTGGAGCTGCTGAATACTTGGCTTGAGCAGAAACCGGTCCTCGCACTCAGTTATCGTTTTGAGGGCAGGAATATTCATCAGGGGCTCTGGACTGAAATGGGGATCTGCGATGAACATCATACGTATTCGCTAAACCGGTATGCTGCTGCTCCAAGTGTGCTGCGTCTCTGGGAAGAAATCCTGGCTGACGACGGTGTCCGCAAAGTGGTTGCAGACAGCAAGGGGCTGTATTCACTGCTTCTCAATGAGAATAAGACATTCGCCGGCGTTGATCTGGACCTAAGCCTGGCCGCTTATTTGCTGAATCCGAATCGGTCCAATTTTAGCGCTTCGGAGCTGCTCAGGGATTATGCGACAGATTTGTTTTCGTTTACTCCGGCCCGTGAGGCCGCGTTGCTACGGAAACTTGCCGCTTCCTATATGGAAAAACTGGCGGAAGACGATCTTGAAAAGCTCTTGCATGAGGTTGAAGAGCCTTTAAGCCTCATATTGGCCAGGATGGAAAAGACCGGAATTGCCCTGGACAAGGTGAAACTCCAGGAATATGGTCAGGAACTTGAGGTTAAGATCAGCCGATTGGAAAGTGAGATTTACAATCTGGCCGGTGAAAACTTTAATATCAATTCGCCGCAGCAGCTTGGCAGGATTCTATTTGAGAATTTAGGGCTTCCGCCACTCAAAAAAACTAAAACGGGTTATTCAACGGATGCGGAAACGCTGGAAGAATTGCGGACGGAGCACGCTGTCGTGGAGAAACTACTGGAATACCGGCAGCTGGTCAAACTGAATTCCACCTATGTCAAGGGCCTGTTGGCCCAGTGTTGTGACGGCAAAATTCATACCACGTTTCAGCAGACGGTTACAGCTACCGGCAGACTTTCCAGTACAGAACCGAATCTGCAAAACATTCCAATCCGTCTGGAAGAAGGCCGGAAACTTAGGAAGGTTTTCCAGGCAACTCAGGAAGACTGGCTTTTGTTATCCGCGGATTATTCTCAGATTGAATTAAGAATTCTGGCGCATTATTCGAAAGATCCAATACTTTGTGAGTCCTTCCTGATTGGGGAAGACGTGCACAGACGTACAGCTGCCGAGGTGTTTGACGTAGTGCTGAACGAAGTCAATTCAGATATGCGGCGCAAGGCCAAAGCGGTTAACTTTGGTTTAATGTATGGTCTGACGGACTTTGGACTGGCCAGGGATCTGACCATTTCCAGAAAAGAGGCAAAATACTATATCAGTCAGTATTTTGAAAGATACAGCGGTGTTCACCGTTATCTTGAGGAGGCCGTCGCTGAAGCCAAAGAAAAGGGAGAGGTTCGTACGATGCTGAACCGGCTGCGGAAAATCCCCGAATTGTCTCATCCAAACAGAATGACGCGGCAGTTTGGCGAACGGATTGCCAAGAATACCCCGATCCAGGGAACCGCGGCTGATATTATGAAAATTGCGATGATTAAAGTAGCTGAAGCGCTTGGGGGCCTGCAGGCAGAAATTCTGCTTCAGGTTCACGACGAACTGGTAGTCCAAGTCGAACCGTCAGCGCTTCCCAAGGTCGCAGCAATTGTCAAGAAAGAGATGGAGCAGGCTTTCCCGATTTCTGTTCCATTGCTGGTAGACTGCAAAGTCGGAAGCAACTGGTATGATATGGTCCCTTATCAGGTAGGTGCGCTGTTGTTTTAG
- the ytaF gene encoding sporulation membrane protein YtaF — protein sequence MGMAMILALALSLDGFGVGMAYGLKRIRIPLSSMMIIGFCTALAMTVSMYCGHLITSQLTVIHPGILGAVVLIAIGLYQLIQTLRNRAELPEAVPVMVASVGQRDDNPYRTLFSINLNFFGLVIQVLQTPDAADIDGSGVITLNESLLLGVALSLDAFASGVAAALTGIFWYVIGMVTLMQVLMIFTGQVLTGRLPASVMARVRYLPGIVLILIGSLKII from the coding sequence ATGGGAATGGCAATGATCCTTGCTTTGGCTTTGAGTCTTGACGGTTTTGGGGTAGGGATGGCCTACGGTCTGAAGAGGATTCGGATACCGCTCAGTTCCATGATGATTATTGGCTTTTGTACGGCACTCGCCATGACAGTCTCGATGTACTGCGGACATCTGATCACGTCTCAGCTTACGGTGATCCATCCCGGTATTCTGGGAGCAGTCGTTCTTATTGCAATCGGCTTGTATCAATTGATTCAGACTTTGAGAAACAGAGCGGAACTGCCTGAAGCTGTCCCGGTAATGGTAGCTTCAGTCGGGCAGAGAGATGACAATCCGTATCGTACTTTGTTCAGTATTAATTTGAATTTCTTTGGTCTGGTCATTCAGGTTTTGCAGACACCGGATGCGGCAGACATTGACGGCTCCGGAGTCATTACGCTGAATGAAAGTCTGCTTCTCGGCGTGGCATTGTCCCTGGATGCGTTTGCTTCGGGTGTAGCCGCTGCACTGACAGGAATTTTCTGGTATGTCATCGGGATGGTGACGCTGATGCAGGTTCTGATGATCTTTACCGGTCAGGTATTGACAGGCAGGCTTCCGGCGAGCGTTATGGCGAGAGTCAGGTATCTGCCGGGGATCGTCCTGATACTCATCGGGTCATTAAAAATAATTTGA
- a CDS encoding bactofilin family protein → MEAVEFGKKTDNDVYVAKECKITGKINSRTNVIIDGELEGTVETKADLLVGPHGKVEAEIFAVNARIQGEVHGNITAENLLVIASTAVVYGDIKTKGLQIEQGARFIGKSQNHDQADGIIELETKPETEYESEPSDNPEFLEGKKKSKLSFKPIVYNRMS, encoded by the coding sequence GTACGTTGCCAAAGAATGCAAAATAACAGGGAAAATAAACTCCAGAACCAATGTGATAATTGACGGGGAGCTTGAAGGTACAGTCGAAACAAAAGCAGATCTGCTTGTGGGTCCGCACGGAAAAGTAGAAGCAGAAATTTTTGCTGTAAACGCCCGGATACAGGGAGAAGTACATGGAAATATTACAGCTGAAAACTTATTGGTAATAGCTTCAACTGCCGTAGTCTATGGTGATATAAAAACAAAAGGACTTCAGATTGAACAGGGCGCAAGGTTCATAGGGAAGAGTCAAAATCATGATCAGGCAGACGGTATAATTGAACTAGAAACTAAGCCTGAGACTGAATATGAAAGTGAGCCTTCTGACAATCCCGAATTTTTAGAAGGAAAGAAGAAGTCGAAACTTTCCTTTAAGCCTATTGTCTATAACAGGATGTCTTAG
- the coaE gene encoding dephospho-CoA kinase (Dephospho-CoA kinase (CoaE) performs the final step in coenzyme A biosynthesis.) yields the protein MIKIGLTGGIASGKTRVASWFAQKGIPIFDADDAVHRLYDGPLIPLIGKEFGSECVRDGKIDRAELGKIIFADPEARQRLEELVHPLIRQQMQDQCLKAEIQSEKLIILDIPLLLETGWGKFVDEVWVVYVPAEIQITRLMERNSLTREEAERRLAAQMPLEDKKRKADRVIDNSRNWRETEKQLEMIWKELFS from the coding sequence ATGATCAAAATTGGACTTACAGGAGGAATAGCAAGCGGCAAGACGCGTGTTGCCAGCTGGTTTGCGCAGAAGGGCATCCCAATTTTTGACGCGGATGACGCAGTTCATAGGTTGTATGACGGGCCGTTGATCCCTTTGATCGGAAAAGAGTTTGGATCTGAATGCGTCCGAGATGGGAAGATTGACCGGGCGGAGCTAGGCAAAATCATATTTGCCGATCCTGAGGCCAGGCAAAGGCTTGAGGAACTTGTTCATCCTTTGATCCGGCAGCAGATGCAGGATCAATGCCTGAAGGCAGAAATCCAAAGTGAAAAGCTGATTATCCTGGATATTCCGCTGCTTCTGGAAACGGGATGGGGGAAATTTGTCGACGAGGTTTGGGTCGTTTATGTCCCTGCTGAAATACAAATCACCAGGCTGATGGAACGAAACAGCTTAACTAGGGAAGAGGCTGAGCGGCGGCTTGCTGCGCAAATGCCGCTGGAGGACAAAAAAAGGAAAGCCGACCGGGTCATTGATAATTCCAGGAACTGGAGAGAAACTGAAAAACAACTTGAAATGATCTGGAAAGAACTGTTTTCCTGA